Part of the Halorhabdus utahensis DSM 12940 genome, GTTCATATCTATTGATAGGGCGACCAGCGATAAAACCATTGTGGCGGTGCCGGCGGGTCAGTATGTCGGGGCCGGTTCCGTGACGTCCGCACGGTGGTTAAGTATCCGGGCAAGCACGAACAACAGGTCCGACAATCGATTGAGGTAGACCAGGGGTGGCTCCCGGACGTCCTCGGCTGCTGAATGACCGAGTGCGACTGCTCGCCGCTCCGCGCGTCGACAGACTGTCCGGGCGTGATGGAGCGCGCTCGCCCCGTCGCACCCGCCGGGGAGGACGAACGATTCCAGTGCTGGCAGGTCGGCGTCGAACCCGTCGATCCAGGTTTCGAGCTGTTCGACGTCTTCGCGCTCGATCCGCGGCCCGTCGCGCTCGCTCTCCGGCGTGGCGAACTCCGCCTGTATCACGTGCAGGTGGTTCTGGACGCTTCTGAGGACGTCACCGATGTCCTGGTAGTCGGTCGGATGGATCGTCCCGAGCAGCGCGTTGAGTTCGTCGATTGTCCCGTAGGCCTCGATGCGGGGACTGGCCTTCGAGACTCGCTCGCCAGTGTGGAGATCCGTCTTTCCCTCGTCGCCTCGGCCAGTGTAGAGTGACATACCTCCAGTAGGCTGCCCACGCCCTTGAAGATTAGAGCAAGGACAGCGGCGTGTCCACCGAATCCACTGAGCGGTGTGT contains:
- a CDS encoding cob(I)yrinic acid a,c-diamide adenosyltransferase, with translation MSLYTGRGDEGKTDLHTGERVSKASPRIEAYGTIDELNALLGTIHPTDYQDIGDVLRSVQNHLHVIQAEFATPESERDGPRIEREDVEQLETWIDGFDADLPALESFVLPGGCDGASALHHARTVCRRAERRAVALGHSAAEDVREPPLVYLNRLSDLLFVLARILNHRADVTEPAPTY